A window of the Bombus huntii isolate Logan2020A chromosome 8, iyBomHunt1.1, whole genome shotgun sequence genome harbors these coding sequences:
- the LOC126869056 gene encoding uncharacterized protein LOC126869056: protein MNRRQLGLLFLSTLIVIISAFSQNINGQELASRLENKNVMNIEERKLLTERDFSYVVHNTITTVPCILANMSINVTIPYNNKSNKRLSVPVNATVGGHCSSVISEMKLIWNETNTDKENTIKFTFINDQENFSLFSIGLNIYPKEDSSTNLKETYTLGDPFNATSDTDLRLFVTSVTDGIYKCGKEEEVKVGNATIKIKDVFLIEFYNNSDISAPKGDQCPGKKQTPTFPYVLRDKNSIICTLAKMSISLKIPYRKNDTQYDTAIIEVPTTLNVSGKCDSSRGTSIMILNWNPEVSKTESTFANEKTNTIVLHSQRDDIDSHVSVITANIFIDKTHFNDAQNAGEVIQMVAPFKNLFSAPAKNGIHSCPEKVFTTIGGITVTMRNVLLVAFDAQQDFASKQVTDCRSTYFERDFTYVVRRNDTGIPCTLARMSIDATVLYQKNNRTLNVPSTAAVSGNCGNKSSEMTLSWSESDKNNTMNTITFHIGKNETNFFVYQVAATVYYNKDDKTTAIQGESYNMQDLFSASGNNGLYNCTSLIHEIKVDDIYLKITNVTFIAFNTERYLSSKTVTECSTNSGGDTPIPSVTGYSYVVTNKENVSCIAANMSISIKVPYTIKNTSTTNQTTLIVPIGKQVNVNGTCENEKSIMNLIWTENPKANSQYENKENKVTFNFVNDSSNYFIRSMNLSIYLDDYNFPGANATGSYINVITENIDIFSTPLNNVYKCSDKTSVNAQNVVITISKVSLIAFNKAKNITSRSVNCANNESTDSNVGAIVGGIVGGIILVGIIGYLGVTYKRNRGYGV from the exons AAATCCAATAAAAGGTTAAGTGTTCCAGTCAACGCTACAGTCGGTGGTCATTGTTCATCTGTAATATCAGAAATGAAACTAATTTGGAATGAAACTAACACTGACAAAGAAAACAcaattaaatttacatttatcaaCGACCAGGAAAATTTCTCGCTTTTTTCTATCGGTCTCAATATATACCCAAAAGAAGATAGTTCTACTAATTTAAAGG AAACGTATACTTTAGGCGATCCGTTTAACGCAACATCAGATACCGATCTTCGTTTATTCGTTACATCCGTTACGGATGGAATTTATAAGTGcggaaaagaagaggaagtgAAAGTTGGTAACgcaacaataaaaataaaagacgtttttttaatcgaattttataataacaGCGATATTTCTGCGCCCAAAG GAGATCAATGCCCCGGCAAAAAACAAACTCCAACGTTTCCTTACGTTTTAAGGGATAAAAACAGCATCATATGTACATTAGCAAAAATGTCAATTTCTTTGAAGATACCATACAGAAAGAACGATACGCAA TACGATACTGCGATTATAGAAGTTCCAACCACACTTAATGTTTCCGGAAAGTGTGACTCTTCAAGGGGAACTTCTATTATGATATTAAACTGGAACCCAGAAGTGTCGAAAACTGAATCGACATTTGCAAATGagaaaacaaatacaattgtaCTTCATTCACAGAGAGACGATATAGACAGCCACGTTTCTGTGATTACTGCTAACATTTTTATAGATAAGACGCATTTTAATGATGCTCAGA ACGCAGGTGAAGTCATTCAGATGGTTGCGCCATTTAAGAATCTCTTTTCCGCACCCGCCAAAAATGGAATCCATAGCTGCCCTGAAAAAGTATTTACGACGATAGGAGGAATTACCGTAACCATGCGCAATGTTCTCTTAGTCGCCTTCGATGCCCAACAAGATTTCGCATCGAAACAag TAACCGACTGTAGAAGTACATATTTTGAACGTGACTTCACGTATGTTGTACGGCGAAATGATACTGGCATACCTTGCACCTTGGCGAGAATGTCGATTGACGCAACAGTACTGTACCAAAAA AATAATAGAACACTAAACGTCCCATCTACAGCTGCTGTTAGCGGTAATTGCGGTAATAAATCTTCTGAAATGACACTAAGCTGGTCAGAATCAGACAAAAATAATACGATGAATACAATTACATTTCATATTGGTAAAAATGAGACTAACTTCTTCGTCTATCAAGTAGCGGCCACCGTGTATTATAATAAAGATG ataAAACAACAGCTATACAGGGGGAGTCATATAATATGCAGGATCTGTTTTCGGCATCTGGGAATAACGGACTTTATAATTGCACAAGTCTTATTCACGAAATAAAGGTCGATGATATCTACTTAAAAATAACCAATGTTACATTTATCGCATTCAACACCGAAAGATACCTTAGCTCGAAAACag TGACAGAGTGTTCTACCAACTCAGGCGGAGATACACCTATACCTTCTGTAACAGGCTATTCTTACGTAGTGACAAATAAGGAAAATGTGTCTTGCATCGCAGCTAATATGTCGATTTCTATAAAAGTACCTTAcacaataaaaaatacatcTACA ACGAACCAAACGACTTTGATAGTACCGATTGGAAAGCAAGTAAATGTAAATGGCACGTGCGAGAATGAAAAATctataatgaatttaatttggACTGAGAATCCAAAAGCTAATTCCCAGTacgaaaacaaagaaaataagGTTACGTTTAATTTTGTGAACGACAGttcaaattatttcattcgGTCTATGAACCTGTCTATTTACTTAGATGATTATAATTTTCCTGGAGCTAACG CTACCGGTTCATATATAAATGTCATAACGGAAAACATCGACATATTCTCCACTCCTCTAAACAATGTGTACAAATGCTCCGATAAAACTTCGGTGAATGCTCAAAATGTCGTCATAACTATCAGCAAAGTTTCTTTGATCGCGTTCAATAAGGCGAAAAATATTACTTCAAGATCAG TGAACTGTGCCAATAATGAGTCAACTGATAGCAATGTTGGAGCCATAGTAGGTGGTATTGTCGGAGGTATTATTCTCGTCGGTATAATTGGATACCTAGGCGTGACGTACAAGAGAAACAGAGGATACGGTGTTTGA